From a region of the Neobacillus niacini genome:
- the hprK gene encoding HPr(Ser) kinase/phosphatase has translation MKKVTIESLVQKYSLKVLAGENHLQKIITQPRVHRPGLEFVGHFDFFPTEQVQILGKKEITYLHKLSREERKIRIGNIVHYHPPCFIVTAGEEGLTYLIHHCTEQGIPLLVTKQPETTSEFITKLDAFLIKELAPEISVHGVCMNVSGIGILLRGNSGVGKSETAHTLIRRGHRLVSDDIVVLKKLSTQTILGTHDGKTKEFLALRSIGLLNVVRLYGRKAFQDETRISLDIHLTKWEKDALYNDLEQEYHFTDYMGVKIHSMEIQLQPGRDVAGLIEAAANNWYLKQQGYSAVEEFMSRVEADIMKPDRD, from the coding sequence TTGAAAAAAGTAACAATAGAAAGCTTGGTTCAAAAGTATTCATTGAAAGTATTGGCTGGAGAAAACCACCTGCAGAAGATCATTACGCAGCCACGGGTGCATCGTCCGGGATTGGAATTTGTAGGTCATTTTGATTTTTTTCCAACAGAACAAGTTCAAATTTTAGGGAAAAAGGAGATTACCTATTTACATAAGTTAAGCAGAGAGGAACGTAAAATCCGAATCGGAAACATTGTTCACTATCATCCACCATGTTTTATCGTAACCGCTGGCGAAGAAGGACTTACCTATTTAATTCACCATTGTACAGAGCAAGGTATCCCCTTGTTAGTAACAAAACAGCCAGAGACAACATCAGAGTTTATCACTAAATTGGATGCATTTTTGATAAAGGAATTAGCACCAGAAATATCTGTTCATGGAGTTTGTATGAATGTATCAGGTATTGGTATCTTACTTCGTGGAAATTCAGGGGTAGGGAAAAGTGAGACTGCCCACACATTAATTCGCCGCGGACATCGGCTAGTATCCGATGATATTGTTGTTCTAAAGAAACTTAGTACGCAAACCATTCTTGGTACCCATGATGGGAAAACAAAGGAGTTTTTGGCACTCCGTAGTATTGGATTGTTAAATGTCGTCCGTTTATATGGCCGTAAGGCTTTTCAGGATGAAACACGAATATCTCTTGATATACATTTAACGAAGTGGGAAAAAGACGCCTTATATAATGACTTAGAACAGGAATATCATTTTACTGACTATATGGGTGTTAAAATTCATTCAATGGAAATTCAACTTCAGCCTGGACGTGATGTGGCTGGGTTAATTGAGGCAGCAGCAAACAACTGGTACTTAAAGCAGCAAGGATACAGCGCAGTAGAAGAATTCATGAGCCGGGTAGAGGCTGATATCATGAAACCGGATAGGGATTAA
- a CDS encoding amino acid permease — MSKGTLTRKLGFWAALAIAVGTTVGSGIFVSSGDVAKAAGTPAISILAWIIGGIIAIPQVMVLAELSTAYPQNGSGYVYLNKAGWRPLGFLYGWATFWALDPPSIAIMALAIVSYVSSFLPFFNGMSGKLLAIAIILIITSIHYRSVKEGGLFQVIITGVKIIPFLIVIGLGLMYLNPGNFSYVPPSSGEVKTSLIGGVSATTWAYTGMAAICFMAGEFKNPGKVLPRALISSVLIVLTLYTLLAVCIIGLMPFEKLINSSAAVSDAVKYIPGLSDIASSFVGVTAIIVILGSLSSCIMFQPRLEYAMAKDGLFFQRFATVHPKYETPSFSIIVQVTYACILVMFSNLTALLGYFTLIQLLINIMDFAAVYKCRKRDDYNPIYRMPMWRLTTILAILGASWLAWGTFTWAPIEGMIAAFIVIATGLPVYYYWEKKYGSKNKSNSNLVA; from the coding sequence ATGAGTAAGGGGACACTTACACGAAAACTTGGTTTTTGGGCTGCTCTCGCCATTGCTGTTGGAACGACTGTCGGGTCGGGGATATTTGTATCATCTGGTGATGTAGCAAAAGCTGCAGGAACGCCTGCTATTTCCATTCTAGCCTGGATTATAGGGGGAATCATTGCTATCCCGCAAGTCATGGTGCTGGCAGAGTTATCAACGGCTTATCCTCAAAATGGAAGTGGTTATGTTTACTTAAATAAGGCAGGATGGAGACCTTTAGGCTTTCTGTATGGATGGGCTACGTTCTGGGCTTTGGATCCACCGTCCATAGCAATTATGGCATTAGCGATTGTTTCCTATGTATCATCCTTTTTGCCATTTTTCAATGGGATGTCTGGAAAACTTCTAGCAATTGCTATCATTTTAATCATTACATCCATTCATTATCGAAGTGTAAAAGAAGGCGGCCTGTTCCAAGTAATCATTACGGGTGTGAAAATCATCCCATTTTTAATTGTCATCGGGTTAGGATTAATGTATTTGAACCCTGGGAATTTTTCCTATGTTCCTCCTAGTTCCGGTGAGGTGAAAACAAGTTTAATTGGCGGTGTGTCGGCCACTACTTGGGCATATACAGGAATGGCAGCGATTTGTTTTATGGCTGGAGAATTCAAAAATCCAGGAAAAGTCTTGCCTCGGGCTCTGATCAGCTCTGTATTAATTGTATTGACCTTATATACCTTACTCGCAGTTTGTATTATCGGTTTAATGCCTTTTGAGAAGCTAATCAACTCAAGTGCTGCAGTATCTGATGCTGTCAAGTATATTCCGGGATTGTCTGATATTGCTTCTTCTTTTGTAGGTGTTACAGCGATTATTGTTATTTTAGGATCATTAAGCTCTTGCATTATGTTTCAGCCTCGTCTGGAATATGCGATGGCGAAGGACGGTCTATTCTTTCAACGCTTTGCAACGGTTCATCCAAAATACGAAACACCAAGTTTTTCGATTATTGTTCAGGTTACGTATGCTTGTATTCTTGTGATGTTTAGCAATTTAACAGCATTACTCGGATATTTCACGCTGATTCAATTGCTTATCAATATCATGGACTTTGCAGCTGTTTATAAATGCCGTAAACGAGATGATTACAATCCAATTTATCGAATGCCGATGTGGAGATTAACCACCATCCTAGCTATTCTAGGTGCCTCTTGGCTGGCTTGGGGAACGTTTACTTGGGCCCCTATCGAAGGAATGATCGCTGCATTTATCGTAATTGCGACAGGTCTACCTGTGTATTACTACTGGGAAAAAAAATATGGCTCGAAAAACAAAAGTAATAGTAATCTAGTTGCATAA
- a CDS encoding SIS domain-containing protein — translation MLKYDEELFLRLVEKEGLAFRGQIEDIVDGISNRGYSNIFLIGAGGTIAMMYPYEYILKSNSTINVHAVIAAEFMVMNHRQFSKDSVCIFTSVSGTTQETVAAAEFCKERGATTIALVAEPNTPLTQIVDHCITTGSETHSFDTFFMLLYMFAFRFMYNNNEFPQYEQFTKEVALLPRAILNAVKSFDKTAEEFAIKHKDTDYHMMVGSGNLWGNTYSYAMCILEEMQWIHARSIHAAEFFHGTLELVVEDTSVILLKGEDETRPLMDRVERFAEKITKQLTVIDTKDFEMEGISEEFRKHFAVSINWSVLSRISVYLERERNHPLTLRRYYRQMEY, via the coding sequence ATGTTAAAATATGATGAAGAATTATTTCTAAGGCTTGTCGAAAAAGAGGGCCTTGCTTTTCGAGGGCAAATTGAGGATATCGTAGATGGAATATCGAATAGAGGCTACAGCAATATTTTTCTTATTGGTGCTGGCGGTACCATTGCGATGATGTATCCTTATGAATATATACTAAAATCCAATTCTACTATTAATGTTCATGCAGTAATTGCCGCTGAATTCATGGTTATGAATCACCGGCAGTTTAGTAAAGATTCAGTTTGCATCTTTACATCCGTATCAGGAACGACACAGGAAACCGTTGCCGCTGCGGAATTTTGTAAAGAAAGAGGAGCGACTACCATTGCTTTAGTAGCTGAGCCAAATACTCCGTTAACGCAAATTGTTGACCACTGTATCACAACAGGGTCTGAAACACATTCTTTTGATACGTTCTTTATGCTTCTATATATGTTTGCATTCCGCTTTATGTATAACAACAATGAGTTCCCGCAATATGAGCAGTTTACAAAAGAGGTTGCATTATTACCACGCGCAATTTTAAATGCTGTAAAATCTTTCGATAAAACCGCAGAGGAATTTGCTATTAAACATAAGGACACAGATTACCACATGATGGTTGGTTCCGGTAATTTATGGGGCAACACTTACTCTTATGCTATGTGTATTTTAGAGGAGATGCAATGGATTCATGCGAGGTCGATACATGCAGCAGAATTTTTCCATGGAACGCTTGAATTGGTGGTTGAAGATACTAGTGTAATTTTGCTGAAAGGTGAAGATGAAACAAGACCATTGATGGACCGTGTAGAGCGTTTTGCTGAAAAGATTACAAAACAGTTAACCGTTATCGATACAAAGGATTTCGAGATGGAAGGGATCAGTGAAGAGTTCAGAAAACACTTTGCTGTGAGCATTAACTGGTCTGTCCTTAGTCGCATCAGTGTTTATCTTGAACGTGAAAGAAACCATCCATTAACTCTTAGAAGATATTATCGACAAATGGAGTATTAA
- the frlD gene encoding fructoselysine 6-kinase, whose translation MRIVTVGDNCMDVYQASGRAYPGGNPVNVAVYLKDLGADSCYIGWVGCDSYGGLMKKEILKKGVDISHLTKKDGKTAVTYVELVNNDRVFGEYDEGVMADFSLTQEELDFIGTHQLVHAGVWGHVEGYYSHFKEMGLQTSFDFSNQLDHRLVKTLPQFVDYSFFSYTQDDPFIRQFLKDVKNNGSKITIATLGENGSLAYDGEQFYKCGVVAVDVVDTMGAGDSFISGFIYGKLNGLPTIKCLDLGAATAAKTIQYFGAW comes from the coding sequence ATGAGGATTGTGACGGTCGGCGATAATTGCATGGATGTCTACCAAGCAAGCGGGAGGGCATATCCTGGTGGAAATCCTGTTAATGTGGCTGTTTATTTAAAAGATTTAGGTGCAGATTCCTGTTACATTGGCTGGGTTGGCTGTGATTCTTATGGTGGATTAATGAAAAAAGAGATTTTAAAAAAAGGTGTTGATATTTCTCATCTTACGAAGAAGGATGGAAAAACGGCTGTTACCTATGTCGAATTGGTCAATAATGATCGTGTTTTTGGAGAATATGACGAAGGTGTTATGGCGGACTTCAGCTTAACACAGGAAGAACTTGATTTTATTGGAACACATCAGCTAGTACATGCTGGAGTTTGGGGGCATGTAGAAGGGTATTATTCTCATTTTAAAGAAATGGGATTACAGACATCCTTTGATTTTTCTAACCAATTAGATCATAGACTTGTCAAAACCTTGCCTCAGTTTGTGGATTATTCATTCTTTTCCTATACGCAGGATGATCCTTTTATCCGCCAATTTCTAAAGGATGTAAAGAATAATGGATCAAAAATTACTATAGCGACTTTAGGTGAGAATGGATCACTTGCTTATGACGGTGAACAATTCTATAAATGCGGTGTAGTAGCAGTCGATGTGGTGGATACAATGGGAGCAGGAGATTCTTTTATATCTGGTTTTATTTATGGAAAATTGAATGGTCTTCCTACTATCAAATGTTTAGATTTGGGAGCAGCAACAGCAGCGAAGACGATTCAATACTTTGGTGCTTGGTGA
- a CDS encoding GntR family transcriptional regulator translates to MSLNPSTPQPLYMQVRQMLKTDIQNGKYKPDEQIPTEAELCEIYNVSRITIRKAIEELVKEGALTRIPRRGTFVTSKKFHNELLSVSGFSEFSHQLGMIPNSRILRSEVIPAPEDVAKHLLTDEGSPVLVLERLMYVNDRPLFYDIAHYSLIRFPDLEKKIAGNESTYKVLSEDYHTEIVSNDKIIDVIGATNDYAKLLECDIGANLFRILKIAFNANDEPVHLSTFMCETSKVNLTVHRAR, encoded by the coding sequence ATGAGTTTAAATCCTTCAACCCCACAGCCATTATACATGCAAGTAAGGCAAATGTTGAAGACTGATATTCAAAATGGAAAATACAAACCAGATGAGCAGATTCCAACTGAAGCAGAACTTTGTGAAATCTATAACGTAAGCCGCATTACGATACGTAAGGCAATTGAGGAATTGGTAAAGGAAGGAGCCCTGACACGAATTCCTCGTAGAGGCACCTTTGTTACATCAAAAAAGTTTCATAATGAATTACTATCTGTAAGCGGGTTCTCAGAATTTAGCCATCAGTTGGGCATGATACCTAATTCCCGGATTTTAAGAAGTGAAGTTATTCCTGCACCTGAAGATGTTGCGAAGCATCTATTAACTGATGAAGGAAGTCCTGTTCTGGTACTTGAACGGCTTATGTATGTAAATGACCGTCCTCTTTTCTACGATATTGCGCATTATTCATTGATACGGTTTCCAGATTTAGAAAAGAAAATCGCAGGGAATGAATCAACTTATAAAGTCCTTTCGGAAGATTATCATACTGAAATAGTTAGTAATGATAAGATTATTGATGTTATTGGTGCGACAAATGATTATGCGAAATTACTAGAATGTGATATTGGAGCCAATCTGTTTAGAATCTTAAAAATTGCATTTAATGCTAATGACGAACCTGTTCATCTTTCTACTTTTATGTGTGAGACAAGCAAAGTCAATTTGACCGTTCATCGGGCAAGATAA
- a CDS encoding peptide ABC transporter substrate-binding protein codes for MKVKHWLLLLTFGFLLSVLAACSGDESKETAGTDTKEEATGQKVLNFLNPEAIPSMDPSLATDESSFIYLAATMEGLYRLDEKTQPTPGIATEHKVSDDGLTWTFTLREDAKWSNGDPVTAHDFVYSWQRAVNPDTASEYGPYMMNGVIKNATAISKGELAVEELGVKAEGDYTLVVQLENPTPYFETLTTFGTFLPLNKKFVEEKGDNFATSTENLLANGPYTIANWSSTSDTWELVKNKDYWDANTVKMDKLTFKVVKDPQTALDLYEEGTVDRMDLTSDLVDQYSTNDDYLVSADTFVYFLKFNQTTSDALANKNIRLALSRAFDKEGLVNEILNNGSIVANGLVPKDFTPIPETGEDFRKVSGDLVKYDLEAAKEFWAKGLEELGTDSVELEFLADDDKTTKLLVEYVANQLSTNLEGLKINIKQVPKEQRLDLDSNMQYELQLSRWGPDFLDPFTFMNLWTTDSGNNWTGYSSPVYDQLVFDTASKLATDNVARYNNFLAAEKVLFEDGAIAPVYQSSRAQLISPRVQGVFVNPFGATYEYKWADVGEE; via the coding sequence GAAAGAAACTGCAGGTACAGATACAAAAGAGGAGGCAACGGGCCAAAAAGTACTTAACTTTTTAAACCCAGAAGCGATTCCTTCAATGGATCCATCGTTAGCTACAGATGAGTCTTCCTTTATCTACTTAGCTGCAACAATGGAAGGTTTATACCGTTTAGATGAAAAAACACAACCAACTCCGGGGATTGCTACCGAGCATAAAGTAAGTGATGATGGTCTGACTTGGACCTTTACATTAAGAGAAGACGCTAAATGGTCAAATGGAGACCCTGTAACAGCTCATGATTTCGTGTATTCATGGCAGCGTGCTGTTAACCCTGATACCGCATCCGAATATGGCCCTTATATGATGAATGGCGTAATTAAAAATGCAACTGCAATAAGCAAAGGCGAACTAGCAGTAGAAGAGCTAGGAGTAAAAGCAGAAGGCGATTATACTCTAGTCGTTCAATTAGAAAATCCAACTCCATACTTTGAAACATTAACGACATTTGGAACATTCCTGCCATTAAATAAAAAGTTTGTCGAAGAAAAGGGAGATAATTTCGCTACTAGCACAGAAAACTTATTAGCAAACGGTCCTTATACCATTGCCAATTGGTCTAGCACAAGCGACACATGGGAACTTGTGAAGAATAAAGATTATTGGGATGCAAATACCGTAAAAATGGATAAACTTACATTTAAAGTCGTAAAAGATCCACAAACGGCTTTAGATTTATACGAAGAAGGTACGGTTGACCGTATGGATTTAACATCCGACCTAGTTGACCAATATTCTACTAATGACGATTATTTGGTTTCAGCTGATACTTTTGTATACTTCCTTAAATTTAACCAAACAACGTCGGATGCATTAGCTAATAAGAATATCCGTCTAGCACTTAGCAGAGCCTTTGACAAAGAAGGTTTAGTAAATGAAATTTTAAACAACGGCTCAATCGTTGCAAATGGCTTGGTTCCAAAGGACTTTACACCAATCCCTGAAACTGGTGAGGATTTCCGTAAAGTTAGCGGTGACCTTGTGAAGTATGACCTTGAAGCAGCAAAAGAATTCTGGGCAAAAGGACTGGAAGAGTTAGGTACTGATAGTGTTGAACTTGAGTTCCTAGCAGATGACGATAAAACAACTAAATTATTAGTTGAATATGTTGCAAACCAGCTTTCAACGAATTTAGAAGGATTAAAGATTAATATCAAGCAAGTTCCAAAAGAACAGCGTCTTGATTTAGATTCAAATATGCAATATGAGCTTCAACTTTCTAGATGGGGTCCTGACTTCCTAGATCCGTTTACTTTCATGAACCTGTGGACTACAGATAGCGGAAACAACTGGACAGGATATTCAAGCCCAGTTTATGACCAATTAGTTTTTGATACAGCATCAAAGCTTGCTACAGATAATGTGGCTCGTTATAACAACTTCTTAGCAGCTGAAAAAGTGCTTTTTGAAGACGGAGCAATTGCCCCAGTTTATCAATCTTCTAGAGCACAATTGATTTCTCCAAGAGTTCAAGGTGTGTTCGTGAACCCATTTGGGGCAACTTACGAATATAAATGGGCAGATGTAGGAGAAGAGTAA